The Beijerinckiaceae bacterium RH AL1 genome has a segment encoding these proteins:
- a CDS encoding 2-keto-gluconate dehydrogenase (ID:RHAL1_01025;~source:Prodigal:2.6) has translation MAHFDLSDDSVVVIVGSGAGGGTLGNELAQKGVKVVILEAGARNEIPDFVNDEWESFAQLAWRDPRTDSGTWQVAKDFPNLPAWIVKSVGGSTVHWAGASLRFEPHEFKIKTTYSDIKGANLLDWPISREEMDPWYTKAETKMGVTRTNGIPGLPGNNNFKVMAAGAAKLGYKECHTGRMAINSQPRDGRGSCQQIGFCFQGCKSGAKWSTLYTEIPKGEATGNLEVRPKSMVLQIEHDRSGKVTGVVYADEKGVKQRQKARIVCVAGNSLESPRLLLNSASNMFPDGLANSSGQVGRNYMRHMTGSVYGVFEKPVHMYRGTTMAGIIRDEAKNDPSRGFVGGYEMETISLGVPFMAAFLKPGAWGRTFTSAMEAYPRMAGMWLIGEDMPQADNRITLDPVVKDAHGMPVASVHFDDHPNDIAMRKHAYQQGAAVYDAVGATQTFPTPPYPSTHNMGTCRMSEKPRDGVVDRNGRTHDIKNLFVSDGSQFTSGAGCNPTLTIVSLAIRQADHIANSMKRHDV, from the coding sequence ATGGCTCATTTCGATCTGAGCGACGACAGCGTCGTCGTGATCGTCGGCTCCGGCGCCGGTGGCGGCACCCTCGGCAACGAGCTGGCGCAAAAGGGCGTCAAGGTGGTGATCCTCGAGGCCGGCGCGCGCAACGAGATCCCGGATTTCGTCAACGACGAGTGGGAAAGCTTCGCGCAGCTCGCCTGGCGCGACCCGCGCACCGACTCCGGCACCTGGCAGGTCGCCAAGGACTTCCCGAACCTGCCGGCATGGATCGTCAAATCGGTCGGCGGCTCGACCGTGCACTGGGCCGGCGCCTCGCTGCGCTTCGAGCCGCACGAGTTCAAGATCAAGACGACCTACTCGGACATCAAAGGCGCCAACCTTCTCGACTGGCCGATCAGCCGCGAGGAGATGGACCCCTGGTACACCAAGGCCGAGACCAAGATGGGCGTCACGCGCACCAACGGGATCCCCGGCCTGCCCGGCAACAACAACTTCAAGGTGATGGCCGCGGGCGCGGCCAAGCTCGGCTACAAGGAGTGCCACACCGGCCGCATGGCTATCAACTCGCAGCCCCGTGACGGCCGCGGCTCGTGCCAGCAGATCGGCTTCTGCTTCCAGGGCTGCAAGTCGGGCGCCAAGTGGTCGACACTCTACACCGAGATCCCGAAGGGCGAGGCGACGGGCAATCTCGAGGTGCGCCCGAAGTCGATGGTGCTGCAGATCGAGCACGACAGGTCGGGCAAGGTGACGGGCGTCGTCTATGCCGACGAGAAGGGCGTCAAGCAGCGCCAGAAAGCGCGCATCGTCTGCGTCGCCGGCAACTCGCTCGAGAGCCCGCGGCTGCTGCTCAACAGCGCCTCGAACATGTTCCCGGACGGGCTCGCCAACTCCTCGGGCCAGGTCGGGCGCAACTACATGCGCCACATGACCGGCAGCGTGTACGGCGTGTTCGAGAAGCCGGTGCACATGTACCGCGGCACGACGATGGCCGGCATCATCCGCGACGAGGCGAAGAACGATCCGTCGCGCGGCTTCGTCGGCGGCTACGAGATGGAGACGATCTCGCTCGGCGTGCCGTTCATGGCGGCGTTCCTGAAGCCCGGCGCCTGGGGCCGCACGTTCACGAGCGCCATGGAGGCCTATCCGCGGATGGCCGGCATGTGGCTCATCGGCGAGGACATGCCGCAGGCCGACAACCGCATCACCCTCGATCCGGTGGTGAAAGACGCGCACGGCATGCCGGTGGCGAGCGTGCACTTCGACGATCACCCCAACGACATCGCGATGCGCAAGCACGCCTACCAGCAGGGCGCGGCGGTCTACGACGCCGTCGGCGCGACGCAGACGTTCCCGACGCCGCCCTATCCGTCGACGCACAACATGGGCACCTGCCGGATGAGCGAGAAGCCGCGCGACGGCGTCGTCGACCGCAACGGCCGCACGCACGACATCAAGAACCTGTTCGTCTCCGACGGCAGCCAGTTCACGTCGGGCGCCGGCTGCAACCCGACGCTGACGATCGTGTCGCTGGCGATCCGCCAGGCGGACCACATCGCCAACTCGATGAAGCGGCATGACGTCTAA
- a CDS encoding hypothetical protein (ID:RHAL1_01023;~conserved protein of unknown function;~source:Prodigal:2.6), with the protein MCRMFAHQPMSNYEAQTRSVRIGGHSTSIRLETTFWDILEEIAACEGTSVAKFITTLHDEVLAHRGEVQNLASLLRCSCVLYVSQNADRPLMPAVAAE; encoded by the coding sequence ATGTGCCGCATGTTCGCGCACCAGCCCATGAGCAACTACGAGGCGCAGACGCGCTCGGTCCGCATCGGCGGCCATTCGACCTCGATCCGGCTCGAGACGACGTTCTGGGACATCCTCGAGGAGATCGCCGCCTGCGAGGGGACGAGCGTCGCCAAGTTCATCACGACGCTGCACGACGAGGTCCTCGCGCACCGCGGCGAGGTGCAGAACCTCGCCTCGCTGCTGCGGTGCTCGTGCGTGCTCTACGTCTCGCAGAACGCCGACCGCCCGCTGATGCCGGCGGTCGCCGCGGAGTAG
- a CDS encoding hypothetical protein (ID:RHAL1_01029;~conserved protein of unknown function;~source:Prodigal:2.6) produces the protein MVSKDGVTFSPAQEAAQALLDGPARYVCLAGGARSGKTFLITRAIVARAMQAPDSRHALLRLHTNHANASLAKDTLPTGMRRCFEHVTWKEYRQDGVVVLDNGARLTIGGLDTRDRVDKILGLEFVSVFLNEASQIPYKSALVAFTRLAQMVPGLTQRAYVDLNPTAKSHWTNLLFGEKREPTTRNPLTNPDLYARAFLNPVDNAANLSPAFIASLAALPERQRKRFYEGVYVDALDDALWSYEIIDMHRCEALPVELRKSVVVAVDPSGAQSPDDDRDEIGIVVAARGQDGDAYVLDDLSCREAAPAWARRAVHAFHEYRADCIVAESNFGGDMVRATIHAADPNVPVKTVTASRGKAVRAEPISMRYALGQVHHVGRFGKLEDQLCAFSGAGYSGQGSPDHADAAIWALTHLFGDEPGMIGFMRIVADGEPRSEF, from the coding sequence ATGGTGTCGAAAGACGGCGTGACCTTCAGCCCTGCGCAGGAGGCCGCGCAGGCGCTGCTGGACGGCCCCGCCCGCTACGTCTGCCTTGCCGGCGGCGCACGCTCCGGTAAGACCTTCCTCATCACCCGCGCGATCGTCGCGCGCGCCATGCAGGCGCCGGACTCGCGACACGCGCTGCTCCGCCTGCACACGAATCACGCGAACGCCTCGCTCGCCAAGGACACGCTGCCGACTGGGATGCGGCGCTGCTTCGAGCACGTCACCTGGAAGGAATACCGCCAGGACGGTGTCGTCGTCCTCGACAACGGCGCGCGCCTCACCATCGGTGGCCTCGATACGAGAGATCGCGTCGACAAGATCCTCGGGCTTGAGTTCGTCAGCGTCTTTCTCAACGAGGCCTCGCAGATCCCGTACAAGTCGGCGCTCGTCGCCTTCACCCGGCTGGCGCAGATGGTGCCCGGCCTCACCCAGCGCGCCTACGTCGACCTCAACCCGACGGCGAAGTCGCACTGGACGAACCTTCTCTTCGGCGAGAAGCGCGAGCCGACGACGCGCAATCCGCTGACCAACCCGGACCTCTACGCCCGGGCCTTCCTGAACCCGGTCGACAACGCCGCGAACCTGTCGCCGGCCTTCATCGCCAGCCTCGCGGCGCTGCCGGAGCGCCAGCGCAAGCGCTTCTACGAAGGCGTCTATGTCGACGCCCTCGACGACGCGCTCTGGTCTTACGAGATCATCGACATGCACCGCTGCGAGGCGCTGCCGGTCGAGCTACGGAAGAGCGTGGTCGTCGCGGTCGATCCCTCCGGCGCGCAGAGCCCGGACGACGACCGCGACGAGATCGGCATCGTCGTCGCCGCGCGCGGCCAGGACGGCGATGCCTATGTTCTCGACGACCTCTCCTGCCGCGAGGCGGCGCCGGCCTGGGCGCGGCGGGCGGTGCATGCCTTTCATGAGTATCGGGCCGACTGTATCGTCGCCGAGAGCAACTTCGGCGGCGACATGGTCCGCGCGACGATCCACGCCGCCGACCCCAACGTGCCGGTGAAGACGGTAACGGCGAGCCGCGGCAAGGCGGTGCGCGCGGAGCCGATCTCGATGCGCTATGCGCTGGGCCAGGTGCACCACGTCGGGCGCTTCGGCAAGCTCGAGGACCAGCTCTGCGCCTTCTCCGGCGCCGGCTACAGCGGCCAGGGCAGCCCCGATCACGCCGACGCGGCGATCTGGGCGCTGACGCATCTCTTCGGCGACGAGCCCGGCATGATCGGCTTCATGCGGATCGTCGCCGACGGCGAGCCTCGCTCAGAGTTTTGA
- the uppP gene encoding Undecaprenyl-diphosphatase 2 (ID:RHAL1_01028;~source:Prodigal:2.6), which produces MTDACTSGLDTGFVELGYLKVGFLGIVQGITELLPISSTAHMRVIPALLGWQDPGSAFSAAMQLAALAAVVSYFWADVQGLAEGTLAAIKRRDFEDWNFRFFMWIIFATVPIAIFGLVLKSKLNACNSPLRTLAVIGVACIVMGALLAYAERAAKHVRTIDNVSLWDAMIVGFAQVGALIPGVSRSGSTLTAALFLGLKREEAARFSFLIGIPAIALAGLAELFALRKAGLGLHGWSILIFGLMVASVSAFAAIWGLMRVLERFSAWPFVIYRFVLGIFLVVSVVMGFLPN; this is translated from the coding sequence ATGACGGACGCCTGCACGTCGGGGCTCGACACCGGTTTCGTCGAGCTCGGCTATCTGAAGGTCGGCTTCCTCGGAATCGTGCAGGGGATCACCGAGCTTTTGCCGATCTCGTCGACCGCGCACATGCGCGTCATCCCCGCGCTGCTCGGCTGGCAGGATCCCGGCTCAGCCTTTTCGGCGGCGATGCAGCTCGCCGCGCTCGCCGCCGTCGTCTCCTATTTCTGGGCCGACGTGCAGGGGCTTGCCGAGGGGACGCTAGCCGCAATCAAGCGCCGCGACTTCGAGGACTGGAACTTCCGGTTCTTCATGTGGATCATCTTCGCCACCGTGCCGATCGCGATCTTCGGTCTCGTGCTGAAGTCGAAGCTCAACGCCTGCAACTCGCCGCTGCGTACGCTCGCCGTCATCGGCGTCGCCTGCATCGTGATGGGCGCGCTGCTCGCCTATGCCGAGCGCGCCGCGAAGCACGTGCGCACGATCGACAACGTCTCGCTGTGGGATGCGATGATCGTCGGCTTCGCGCAGGTCGGCGCGCTGATCCCCGGCGTCTCGCGCTCGGGCTCGACGCTGACGGCCGCGCTCTTCCTTGGCCTAAAGCGCGAGGAGGCGGCGCGCTTCTCCTTCCTCATCGGCATCCCGGCGATCGCGCTCGCCGGCCTCGCCGAGCTCTTCGCCTTGCGCAAGGCCGGCCTCGGCCTGCACGGCTGGTCGATCCTGATCTTCGGCCTGATGGTCGCCTCGGTCTCGGCGTTTGCGGCGATCTGGGGCCTGATGCGGGTGCTCGAGCGCTTCTCGGCCTGGCCGTTCGTGATCTACCGCTTCGTGCTCGGCATCTTCCTCGTCGTCAGCGTCGTCATGGGCTTCCTGCCGAACTGA
- a CDS encoding hypothetical protein (ID:RHAL1_01024;~conserved exported protein of unknown function;~source:Prodigal:2.6): MLALLLAAPAQARKHHHHASGSAAKPDSAAYPGSPAGTPAAGDHGKPVTPKSDAAAKPGPGGSAGSEGAKASTGTPATAYPGAPTDQPSAGAKP, translated from the coding sequence GTGCTGGCGCTCCTCCTTGCGGCGCCGGCGCAGGCCCGCAAGCACCATCACCACGCCTCGGGCTCGGCCGCGAAGCCAGACTCTGCGGCCTATCCAGGCTCGCCCGCCGGCACGCCGGCGGCCGGCGACCACGGCAAGCCGGTCACGCCGAAAAGCGACGCGGCGGCGAAGCCAGGACCCGGCGGCTCGGCGGGATCGGAAGGCGCGAAGGCGTCGACCGGCACGCCGGCGACCGCCTATCCCGGGGCACCGACGGACCAGCCGTCGGCCGGCGCGAAGCCGTGA
- a CDS encoding Twin-arginine translocation pathway signal (ID:RHAL1_01026;~source:Prodigal:2.6) — translation MREVDPRSKFSRRFVLKAGAATIPAVAAAGAVSEAWAEGGALKPETMKTLVKMARDIYPHDFLGDSVYITAVKPWNDKAGADPKVKEMLENGVLRLNLAAQDKHKSNYNDVGWEADRVALLQGIEDSDFFQKVRSDLVVSVYNQHEIWPKFGYEGSSADKGGYIQRGFNDIDWLPKA, via the coding sequence ATGAGAGAAGTCGATCCGCGGTCGAAGTTCAGCCGCCGCTTCGTCCTCAAGGCCGGCGCGGCGACCATCCCGGCCGTTGCCGCGGCCGGCGCCGTCAGCGAGGCCTGGGCCGAGGGCGGCGCGCTGAAGCCCGAGACGATGAAGACGCTCGTCAAGATGGCGCGCGACATCTACCCGCACGATTTCCTCGGCGACAGCGTCTACATCACCGCGGTGAAGCCCTGGAACGACAAGGCCGGCGCCGATCCGAAGGTGAAGGAGATGCTGGAGAACGGCGTGCTCCGCCTCAACCTCGCGGCGCAGGACAAGCACAAGTCGAACTACAACGACGTCGGTTGGGAAGCCGACCGTGTCGCGCTGCTGCAGGGCATCGAGGACTCAGACTTCTTCCAGAAGGTGCGCTCCGACCTCGTCGTGTCGGTCTACAACCAGCACGAGATCTGGCCGAAGTTCGGCTACGAGGGCTCGTCCGCCGACAAGGGCGGCTACATCCAGCGCGGATTCAACGACATCGACTGGCTGCCCAAGGCGTAA
- a CDS encoding hypothetical protein (ID:RHAL1_01030;~conserved protein of unknown function;~source:Prodigal:2.6) has product MVDRTTGRASYALDPYQVSLSFAARQAAGGEDWFGPLSPIAPTAPANVAGRQWDYPAGYNLALEPRPYSPVSFATLRQLADGWDLLRLVIETRKDQIARLAWSIKPRAGGGKPDARCAAITAFFARPDGIHGWADWLRLLLEELLVIDAPALYYRRTRGGRLAALLPIDGATIKPVIDAWGRTPQPGTADGKVVWPTAYQQVLKGFPAVDYTTRDLVYRPRNVRVNRAYGYSPVEQVVTTVNIALRRQLFLLEYFTEGNIPDSLIGVPEGWTPDQIASYQKYWDAYFSGESGRRRRAKFVPGAAAQSFVQTKEPELKSAFDDWLARLVCFAFSISPQALVSQMNRATAEVQKTLAEEEGLAPLLAWVKALIDDVIAAELDGADLEFAWTPTETIDPAQQETILSSYTSRGILTLNEARAALGREPLADRAADTPMALTGAGYVGLTANATATKPAR; this is encoded by the coding sequence ATGGTCGACCGAACGACGGGTCGCGCCTCCTATGCGCTCGACCCCTACCAGGTCAGCCTGTCCTTCGCGGCGCGGCAGGCCGCGGGCGGCGAGGACTGGTTCGGCCCGCTGTCGCCGATCGCCCCGACGGCGCCGGCCAACGTCGCCGGGCGCCAGTGGGACTACCCCGCCGGCTACAACCTCGCGCTCGAGCCGCGGCCGTATTCGCCGGTCTCCTTCGCGACGCTGCGCCAGCTCGCCGACGGCTGGGACCTGCTGCGGCTCGTCATCGAGACGCGCAAGGACCAGATCGCGCGTCTCGCCTGGTCCATCAAGCCGCGCGCCGGGGGCGGCAAGCCCGACGCGCGCTGTGCCGCGATCACCGCCTTCTTCGCGCGGCCGGACGGCATCCATGGCTGGGCCGACTGGCTGCGGCTCCTGCTCGAAGAGTTGCTGGTCATCGACGCGCCGGCGCTCTACTACCGCCGGACGCGGGGCGGCCGTCTCGCGGCGCTGCTGCCGATCGACGGGGCGACGATCAAGCCGGTGATCGACGCCTGGGGGCGCACGCCGCAGCCCGGCACGGCCGACGGCAAGGTCGTCTGGCCGACGGCCTATCAGCAGGTGCTCAAAGGCTTTCCGGCCGTCGACTACACGACGCGCGACCTGGTCTACCGGCCGCGCAATGTCCGGGTGAACCGCGCCTACGGCTACTCACCCGTCGAGCAGGTGGTCACCACCGTCAACATCGCGCTGCGGCGGCAGCTGTTCCTGCTCGAGTATTTCACGGAAGGCAACATCCCGGACAGCCTGATCGGCGTGCCGGAAGGTTGGACGCCGGACCAGATCGCATCCTACCAGAAGTACTGGGACGCCTATTTCTCCGGCGAGAGCGGGCGGCGCCGGCGGGCGAAATTTGTGCCCGGCGCGGCGGCGCAGAGCTTCGTGCAGACCAAGGAGCCCGAACTCAAGAGCGCCTTCGACGACTGGCTCGCGCGCCTCGTCTGCTTCGCCTTCTCGATCTCGCCGCAGGCGCTCGTCTCGCAGATGAACCGCGCCACCGCAGAGGTGCAGAAGACGCTTGCCGAGGAGGAGGGGCTGGCGCCGCTGCTCGCCTGGGTGAAGGCGTTGATCGACGACGTCATCGCGGCCGAGCTCGACGGCGCCGACCTCGAGTTCGCCTGGACGCCGACCGAGACGATCGATCCCGCCCAGCAGGAGACGATCCTGTCGAGCTACACGAGCCGCGGCATCCTCACGCTGAACGAAGCGCGCGCCGCGCTCGGCCGCGAGCCGCTGGCGGACAGAGCCGCCGACACGCCGATGGCGCTGACGGGCGCGGGGTATGTCGGGCTCACCGCGAACGCCACCGCGACGAAGCCTGCGCGATGA
- a CDS encoding protein of unknown function (ID:RHAL1_01031;~source:Prodigal:2.6), producing MMELQRYWALSEEKNWAALHALLDEMRANAATPDEIASEVAFRVSTLEKQGRNNDALDLLRDRGHLFLSQSHATQITARVLIKLGRERDALQVMSGSPYEAEMSSCPMRAMDAKFFHAVLLAKSGDPSAKQCLEGIPDDYIQVTVDGDDLITKSDVVALIDKHL from the coding sequence ATGATGGAGCTTCAGCGATACTGGGCCCTTTCGGAGGAAAAGAACTGGGCGGCCCTCCATGCCTTGCTCGACGAGATGCGGGCGAATGCAGCTACGCCCGATGAAATAGCGAGTGAAGTGGCGTTCCGAGTCAGCACTCTCGAGAAGCAAGGACGTAACAACGACGCACTCGATCTCCTGCGTGACCGAGGGCATCTATTTCTTTCGCAGTCCCATGCCACGCAAATTACGGCCCGCGTCTTGATAAAGCTAGGCCGCGAGCGGGATGCCTTGCAGGTCATGAGCGGCTCTCCCTACGAAGCTGAGATGAGCTCATGTCCGATGCGCGCGATGGACGCGAAGTTCTTTCACGCGGTTCTGCTGGCGAAATCGGGCGATCCGTCGGCGAAACAATGTCTGGAAGGCATCCCGGACGACTACATCCAAGTCACGGTCGATGGCGACGATCTCATCACCAAATCGGACGTCGTCGCGCTGATCGACAAACACCTCTAG
- a CDS encoding Lactoylglutathione lyase (ID:RHAL1_01027;~source:Prodigal:2.6), translating to MTKAKAVHSMIRVLDEARAVEFYDKAFRLKIADKFDFGSFALIYLRNEESPFEIELTVNREQKTPYDLGNGYGHLAVTVDDVDAEHERLEKAGLKPGDAKDFKHEGKTLARFFFISDPDGYKIEVIQRGGRFV from the coding sequence ATGACCAAGGCCAAGGCCGTACATTCCATGATCCGCGTGCTCGACGAGGCGCGCGCGGTCGAGTTCTACGACAAGGCGTTTAGGCTGAAGATCGCCGACAAGTTCGATTTCGGATCCTTCGCGCTGATCTACCTGCGCAACGAGGAGTCGCCGTTCGAGATCGAGCTCACCGTCAATCGCGAGCAGAAGACCCCTTACGACCTCGGCAACGGCTACGGCCATCTCGCGGTGACGGTCGACGACGTCGACGCCGAGCACGAGCGGCTGGAGAAGGCCGGCCTGAAGCCGGGCGATGCCAAGGACTTCAAGCACGAGGGCAAGACGCTAGCGCGCTTCTTCTTCATCTCGGACCCCGACGGCTACAAGATCGAGGTCATCCAGCGCGGCGGCCGCTTCGTCTGA
- a CDS encoding protein of unknown function (ID:RHAL1_01032;~source:Prodigal:2.6): protein MLRLDIPITKVDAAKRLVFGVATAEVEDRAGEICDYASTKPMYEKWSEAIATSSNGRSFGNLRAMHGQVAAGKVTEIAFNDDARQIEICAKVVDDAEWQKVEEGVYTGFSQGGTYARRWTDESGAKRYTADPHEISLVDLPCLAEARFEMVKADGSHEWRPFKPAADGVKKIGARNSAEDQARIQEMHDTSVALGATCVVRRGGGAHAGHHHLHLRRERRRLRDGEERGGGRLADARLSAAGGSRARRRVHRLPGLRSSPDDLPVAVRQPGQLPRLPLRAAADGGVLMPVSSADVVAAARAWLGTPYHPCADIPGVGVDCGMLIVRVYVDLGLCAPFDPRPYAPDWHLHRDEERYLGFLLARCVEVQAPAPGDIVALRYGRCWSHAGIVSRATPLTIIHAYAPARCVLEDEIARDPALAAPARAMRIFRPKGLA from the coding sequence ATGCTGCGACTCGACATCCCCATCACCAAGGTCGATGCCGCCAAGCGCCTCGTCTTCGGCGTCGCCACCGCCGAGGTCGAGGACCGCGCCGGCGAGATCTGCGACTACGCCTCGACGAAGCCGATGTACGAGAAATGGTCGGAGGCGATCGCCACCTCGTCGAACGGCCGCTCGTTCGGCAACCTGCGCGCCATGCACGGCCAGGTCGCGGCCGGCAAGGTGACGGAGATCGCCTTCAACGACGACGCCAGGCAGATCGAGATCTGCGCCAAGGTTGTCGACGACGCCGAGTGGCAGAAGGTTGAGGAGGGCGTCTACACCGGCTTCAGCCAGGGCGGCACCTACGCGCGCCGCTGGACCGACGAGTCGGGCGCCAAGCGCTACACCGCCGATCCGCACGAGATCTCGCTCGTCGATCTGCCGTGCCTCGCCGAGGCGCGCTTCGAGATGGTGAAGGCCGACGGCTCGCACGAGTGGCGGCCGTTCAAGCCGGCCGCCGATGGGGTCAAGAAGATCGGCGCGCGCAACTCGGCCGAGGACCAGGCGCGCATCCAGGAGATGCACGACACCTCCGTGGCGCTCGGCGCGACCTGCGTGGTCCGGCGCGGCGGCGGTGCACACGCAGGGCACCATCACCTTCACCTCCGGCGCGAACGCCGGCGTCTCCGCGACGGTGAAGAGCGTGGCGGCGGGCGCCTCGCTGACGCTCGCCTATCCGCTGCAGGCGGCTCCCGCGCCCGGCGACGCGTTCACCGTCTACCAGGGCTGCGATCATCGCCTGACGACCTGCCAGTCGCAGTTCGCCAACCAGGCCAACTTCCGCGGCTTCCCCTTCGTGCCGCCGCCGACGGTGGCGTTCTGATGCCTGTCTCGTCCGCCGACGTCGTCGCCGCCGCGCGCGCGTGGCTCGGCACGCCATACCACCCCTGCGCCGACATCCCTGGCGTCGGCGTCGACTGCGGCATGCTCATCGTGCGCGTCTATGTCGACCTCGGGCTCTGCGCGCCATTCGACCCGCGCCCGTACGCGCCGGACTGGCACCTTCATCGCGACGAGGAGCGCTACCTCGGCTTCCTGCTCGCGCGCTGTGTCGAGGTGCAGGCGCCGGCGCCCGGCGACATCGTGGCGCTGCGCTACGGCCGCTGCTGGTCGCACGCCGGCATCGTCAGCCGCGCGACGCCGCTCACCATCATCCATGCCTATGCGCCGGCGCGCTGCGTGCTCGAGGACGAGATCGCCCGCGATCCCGCCCTCGCGGCACCGGCGCGCGCGATGCGCATCTTCCGGCCGAAAGGTCTCGCGTGA